The following coding sequences are from one Desulfuromonas sp. TF window:
- a CDS encoding TolC family protein — protein sequence MRFPRWSKAATAVLLLLSAPLSGCARPDRWGVFEEAPREAAAKAPLDPIRVPEPWHLDPPAEERVAVPDEGPLELSVEQTVMLALANNSDLRVRNLDPVIAGAFEPIERGRFDPELFAEFEYGEERSQETARSTGTEFSVEGSDRFAVAGIRQELPTGTLFEATVSQERSISNRAPEQQSARLGLSVTQALLRGFGPAVNLAEVRQAELDTAASRYELRGFTEAVLADAEIAFWNYVLAREEIAIFESSLAVAEQQRDAIELRIEVGILAPIEAAAARVEVALRRQALINARSLLEERRLRLLRLVNPGSDDSLDRSVVAVSDPRLEAEPVTDLPERLQLAEQLRPDLNEARLRLASNRLATVVTRNGLLPRLDLFIALGRSGFADTFSDSFRELEGPAYDVTGGIRLSHFLGNRSAEGRDLAARASRLQAAEAVGNLRQLVRLDVRLAANEVDRAGQQIAASRATRALQEETVQAELERFEVGASTALLVAQAQRDLLVSQIAEVEAIVNYRIALVRLYLAEGSLLERRGIRFADSVL from the coding sequence ATGAGATTTCCCCGATGGTCGAAGGCCGCCACCGCCGTGCTGTTGCTGCTGTCAGCGCCGCTGAGCGGCTGCGCCCGCCCCGACCGATGGGGCGTGTTCGAGGAAGCTCCCCGGGAGGCCGCCGCCAAGGCGCCTTTAGATCCTATCCGGGTCCCTGAGCCCTGGCACCTCGATCCGCCCGCGGAGGAGCGCGTGGCCGTTCCGGACGAAGGCCCACTCGAGCTTTCCGTGGAGCAGACGGTCATGCTGGCGCTTGCCAACAACAGCGATCTGCGGGTGCGCAATCTCGATCCCGTGATCGCAGGAGCCTTCGAGCCAATCGAGCGGGGGCGCTTCGATCCCGAACTCTTCGCCGAATTCGAGTACGGCGAGGAGCGCTCCCAGGAGACAGCCCGCTCCACCGGCACCGAGTTCAGCGTCGAGGGGAGCGACCGCTTCGCCGTCGCCGGCATCCGCCAGGAGTTGCCTACCGGAACCTTATTCGAGGCGACCGTCTCCCAGGAGCGAAGCATATCCAACCGCGCCCCCGAGCAGCAGTCCGCCCGCCTGGGCCTCAGCGTCACCCAGGCGCTGCTGCGGGGCTTCGGTCCCGCGGTGAACCTGGCCGAGGTGAGACAGGCCGAATTAGATACCGCCGCCAGCCGCTACGAGCTGCGCGGCTTCACCGAGGCGGTCCTTGCCGACGCGGAAATCGCCTTCTGGAACTATGTGCTCGCCCGGGAGGAAATTGCCATCTTCGAAAGCTCCCTGGCCGTCGCCGAGCAGCAGCGCGACGCCATCGAGCTGCGCATCGAGGTCGGCATCCTCGCGCCGATCGAGGCGGCGGCGGCCCGCGTCGAGGTGGCCCTGCGCCGCCAGGCGCTGATCAACGCACGGAGCCTGCTCGAGGAGCGGCGCCTGCGCCTGTTGCGTCTGGTCAACCCCGGCTCGGACGATTCGCTCGATCGCTCCGTGGTCGCGGTCAGCGATCCGCGCCTCGAAGCCGAGCCGGTCACCGATCTGCCCGAACGCCTTCAGCTTGCCGAGCAGCTGCGCCCCGACCTCAACGAAGCCCGCCTGCGCCTGGCGAGCAACCGCCTGGCCACGGTGGTCACCCGCAACGGCCTGCTGCCGCGCCTCGACCTGTTCATCGCCCTCGGCCGCAGCGGCTTCGCCGACACCTTCAGCGATTCCTTCCGGGAACTGGAGGGTCCGGCCTACGACGTCACCGGCGGCATCCGGCTGAGCCATTTCCTCGGCAACCGCAGCGCCGAGGGGCGCGATCTGGCCGCGCGCGCATCCCGCCTACAGGCGGCCGAAGCGGTCGGCAACCTGCGCCAGCTGGTCCGTCTCGACGTGCGGCTGGCGGCCAACGAGGTCGACCGGGCCGGGCAGCAGATCGCCGCCTCCCGGGCGACCCGCGCCCTGCAGGAAGAGACGGTGCAGGCGGAGCTGGAGCGCTTCGAGGTCGGCGCCAGCACCGCCCTGCTGGTGGCCCAGGCTCAGCGCGATCTGCTGGTCAGCCAAATTGCCGAGGTCGAGGCGATCGTCAACTACCGCATCGCCCTGGTCCGGCTCTATCTGGCCGAGGGTAGCCTGCTCGAGCGCCGGGGCATCCGCTTCGCCGATTCCGTGCTGTGA